Proteins from a single region of Nomascus leucogenys isolate Asia chromosome 2, Asia_NLE_v1, whole genome shotgun sequence:
- the NEUROG1 gene encoding neurogenin-1, with translation MPAPLETCISDLDCASSSGSDLSGFLTDEEDCARLQQAASASGPPAPARRGAPNISRASEVPGAQDDEQERRRRRGRTRVRSEALLHSLRRSRRVKANDRERNRMHNLNAALDALRSVLPSFPDDTKLTKIETLRFAYNYIWALAETLRLADQGLPGGGGRERLLPPQCVPCLPGPPSPASDAESWGSGAAAASPLSDPSSPAASEDFTYGPGDPVFSFPSLPKDLLHTTPCFIPYH, from the coding sequence ATGCCAGCCCCCCTTGAGACCTGCATCTCCGACCTCGACTGCGCCAGCAGCAGCGGCAGTGACCTGTCCGGCTTCCTCACCGACGAGGAAGACTGTGCCAGACTCCAACAGGCAGCCTCCGCTTCAGGGCCGCCCGCGCCGGCCCGCAGGGGCGCGCCCAATATCTCCCGGGCGTCTGAGGTTCCAGGGGCACAGGACGACGAGCAGGAGAGGCGGCGGCGCCGCGGCCGGACGCGGGTCCGCTCCGAGGCTCTGCTGCACTCGCTGCGCAGGAGCCGGCGCGTCAAGGCCAACGATCGCGAGCGCAACCGCATGCACAACTTGAACGCGGCGCTGGACGCACTGCGCAGCGTGCTGCCCTCATTCCCCGACGACACCAAGCTCACCAAAATCGAGACGCTGCGCTTCGCCTACAACTACATCTGGGCTCTGGccgagacactgcgcctggcggATCAAGGGCTGCCCGGAGGCGGTGGCCGGGAGCGCCTCCTGCCGCCGCAGTGCGTCCCCTGCCTGCCCGGTCCCCCAAGCCCCGCCAGCGACGCGGAGTCCTGGGGCTCAGGtgccgccgccgcctccccgcTCTCTGACCCCAGTAGCCCCGCCGCCTCCGAAGACTTCACCTACGGCCCCGGCGACCCTGTTTTCTCCTTCCCAAGCCTGCCCAAAGACTTGCTCCACACAACGCCCTGTTTCATCCCTTACCACTAG